The Paenibacillus mucilaginosus 3016 genome includes the window AGCTCTGAAACTAACGGGTTGATCTCTCTTTCTAAAATTACGGTTTCTCCCAAATTTAACGTCCGTCCGCGCGCATCGCGGGATTCTACAGATAGGAGGAACGGAATTGTCAAAGGAGATCTGCTCCGACGTCCTAATATTCTCAGATTGAGATTGTTACGGAGCCGCTGAATAACACACGCCCCGTTCGTAATGGATCCTGTTCCACCTGCAATACGGGCTAACCGATTACAAAGCTGTTGGGAGATTACGGCCAATTCGATTACCTCCTAAATAAAGATAAATCATTGTATGAGGTAATCTTTGATATGCGTATTCTTTTGACTATAGTCAAAGCCCGATTTCTAGATAGAGACAGCATACCATAATTGTAAATTTGAATGTTTACAGGTCTCGACCTACATCAATTCATGCCGGATGTATTGCCCCTTCCCCTTCCGTCATCTCCCCCCTTTTTTGACTCCCAAAACGGCCGGATGATACAATGCTAACAAACAATGCAGCGCCGATGCCGGAAAGGAGGAACGAACTTGTCCCGGTTCCTGACCGAACGCGCACCCGCTCTGCTGGTCGTGCTCATCGCACTCATCATAAGCGCATCACTCCCTCCGCAGCAGTCACTGACGATGCCGCAGCGGGATTATCTGGAGAACTATGGCGTCATTGTCCCCGATGTGCTGCCCGTCAAGCAACCGGTCCCCAAATGGAGAGCGGTTCCGGACACGCCGCCCCTCCCCTATCGGGAAGGGCGCGAAAGACCGGCACAGAAGGCCCTGCCGGTTCTGCTGCTGCTCTTCTTCCGCTGTGACGTGCGTAAACGGCTGCGGGCCCGGGTGCTCTCCCCCCTTAAGTTCACTTCGGTTTATGTGGTGCCATGCCGCCGCCCTTTCGGGGTAAACGGATAAGAGAACATAAATTGAAAGAGGGGGACTGTAACCATGAATGCAACACCACCGTCGAACGCCGCACCCGCTCCGCAAAAGCAGCACCGGAGGCTGACCAAAAGCAAATTTTTCCGCCGCGCGGTCTTCATGACTATGGGCTCCATTTTTATGGCGGTCGGACTTGAAATTTTCCTCGTACCGAACAATATCATCGACGGAGGGATTGTCGGGATCTCGATCATCCTCTCCCACCTATTGAGCCTGCCGCTCGGCCTGTTCCTTGTCCTGCTGAACCTGCCCTTCCTGATCATCGGCTACAAACAGATCGGCAAGACGTTCGCGATCTCGACCTTGTATTCGGTCATCGTGATGTCGATCGGCACTACGCTGCTGCATCCCGTGAAACCGCTGACGATCGACCCGCTGCTTGCGGCCGTCTTCGGCGGGATCATTCTCGGCATCGGCGTCGGTCTGGTCATCCGTTCGGGCGGATCGCTGGACGGGACGGAGATCGTGGCGATTCTGCTCAACAAGAAAACCCCGTTCTCCGTCGGCGAAACCGTGATGTTCTTCAACTTCTTCATCCTGGGCAGCGCCGGGTTCGTCTTCGGCTGGGATCACGCCATGTACTCGCTCATCGCTTATTACATCGCCTTCAAATTGATCGACATCACGATCGAAGGGCTCGACCAGTCCAAATCCGTCTGGATCATCAGCGACCAGCACAAGGAGATCGGCGATGCGGTCACCTTCCGCCTTGGACGGGGTGTCACCTACCTGAGCGGCGAGGGAGCCTTCACGGGCGACGAGAAGAAAGTCATCTTCAGCGTCATTACCCGTCTGGAGGAAGCGAAGCTGAAGTCCATTGTAGACGAGCTTGACCCGAACGCGTTCCTGGCGATCGGCAACATTCACGATGTCAAGGGCGGACGCTTCAAGAAAAAAGACATTCACTAACGATCCTTCCAAGGAATCGCTACAGGAGACCCGAGGCTTATGATTGTCGTCATCATTCTCATCCTTCTGCTGCTGCTCGGCCTCGCCGCCGCCAGCCAGTACTTCTACACCATGGCCATCGCCCGGCGGCCGAAGACGTTCCTCGCAGGGAACCCGGACCTCAAAGATACCCCGGCATCCGACCCGGTCTGGCTCGACGCCCAGCCGCTGCAAGCGTGGGAGCTTCTCTCCGGCGACGGTCTGCGCCTGCGCGGGTACTATCTGCCGGCCCTGCGGGATACCTCGCGGATCGTGCTGCTCGCCCACGGCTACAGCGGAAGCGGCAAGATGCACATGAACGCGCTCGCGAAGCTGTATCATGAGCAGCTCGGCTACCATGTGCTCCTGCCGGACGCGCGCGGCCACGGGGACAGCGAGGGCGCGTACATCGGCTTCGGCTGGCCCGACCGGCGGGACGTGCTGCTGTGGATCGGCGAGCTCATCCGCCGCTTCGGCGGCGAGGCGCAGATCGTGCTCCACGGCGTCTCGATGGGCGGGGCCACCGTCCTGATGACGTCCGGCGAGCCCCTGCCCCCGCAGGTCAAGGCCGTCGTCTCGGACTGTGCCTATACCTCGGTGAAGGACGTACTCTCGTATCAGCTGAGGCGCATGTACAAGCTGCCCTCCTTCCCCTTCATCGGCATGACGTCCCTTGTCACCCGGCTGCGCTCGGGCTACTCCTTCGGCGAAGCCTCGGCGCTGGAGGCGGTGCGCCGGGCCGAGAAGCCGATCCTGTTCATCCACGGCAGCGCGGACACCTTCGTGCCCACATCCATGGTGCACCGGCTGATGGAAGCCTGCCGCGGATACAAGGAGCTCTTCCTCGTGCCGGGCGCCGGTCACGGGATGGCTTATACCGCCGCTCCCGAAGAATATGCCTGGCGGGTCCGCCAGTTCACGGAGCGGTTCGTGCGGGAGACCGCACCCCAGCCGGTCGCGCAGCCCTAAGGTTTGCGGCATGCTTCACGCAGCGGACGCTGCAGCCGCGCAATACAGCCCCGTTCTCCCTTACCGGAGAGCGGGGCTGTTTGCTGCATGTGCAGGCCCTTCCGATGCGTGCCGGCCGCCTGCCTGTTCAAGCATGCCGGCCGGAGCCCGCTTTAAGGATACACGAGCGAGAACGTCGCGTCGGCCTTGTCGGTGGCCGTCGTCACGGGCTGCAGAACCAGCTCGTAGTTGTAATGCCGGATATACCGGTCGGGGTAGTTGTAAGAGCGCAGGGAAACCTTGGCGCCGTCGGCAAGACCCGCGGTCATCGTGAAGGTCGCGTCGCCCTTGAACGCCGTGCTGCCGTCATTCGCCTGCTGCTTCAGCACGTAGTTGTAGTGGCGCAGATAAGTACCCGGCTGGTTCACGGACTCGAAGGATACGGCCTTCGGGTCAGCCAGCCCCGGCACGATGCGGTACTGCGAGTCCTCGAGCGGCGCAACGTTCGCGTCGATGCGCATCGTCTCCCCGCTGTGCCGGATGTAGCGGTCCGGGTAATTATGCGACTGAAGACGGTAAGGCCCCCACTTGGCCGCCTTCAGCCGGTCCAGCTCGCTCTGGCTTACCTCGAACGCCGTGGCATGCCGAACGCCGGCCGGCAGGGTGAACGTGCCGGAAGCAAGCTTGGTCCAGACGCCGCTGCCGAGATCCGTCGTGGTCCAGGCGCCGAAGACGCCGCCGCGGGAATAGTAATCGGCATAAAGGTACCACCGGTTCTCGCTGCGCGACTTGATCACGAACGGTCCCTCCGTCCCCGTCTCGGTGATGGCCCCCGTGTAGACGGAGAAGGAACCGGGGGTCAGCGAGGCCGACCGCGCCGCCAGAATGCTTTTGGGTGTCGTGCCTGTGGAGCGTTCATCCTTGAAGAAGAGGTAGTTCGTGCCGTTCCACGGATGGATGTGGCTGTCGATCACATCGTACCCCGGGTCGTAATAGACGCTCGGCGCCGTAACCGTCTTGAAGTCCGAGGTATAGTTCACGTACGTGCGGTTGCGGTCCGTATTGCCCGACCAGATGATGCCGTACTGACCCTTCGCCGCATCCCAGAAAAACTCCGGAGCCCACGTATGCATGGCATTCGTATTCATGCGGACCAGCCTGCCGTTCGTCCAGCGGATGAGATCGGCCGAGTCATAGACCATGATGTACTCGCTGTTCCAGTTGTCGGTACCGAGCAGAACGAAGGTGCCGTCCTGCTTGCGCCCGACGTACGGATCCCGCATGTGCTTCGTGCCGATCGCGGGCCGGAATACCGGCTGGTTGCCGTTCAGCGCCGTCCAGTTCAAGCCGTCCGTGCTGTAGGCCAGGTGCAGGCTG containing:
- a CDS encoding DUF1259 domain-containing protein, which translates into the protein MAVISQQLCNRLARIAGGTGSITNGACVIQRLRNNLNLRILGRRSRSPLTIPFLLSVESRDARGRTLNLGETVILEREINPLVSELRRRGIKVTAIHNHWLFQNVQFKYIHWESVGDPVVFVRNSTAAAKAVGILPR
- a CDS encoding YitT family protein, giving the protein MNATPPSNAAPAPQKQHRRLTKSKFFRRAVFMTMGSIFMAVGLEIFLVPNNIIDGGIVGISIILSHLLSLPLGLFLVLLNLPFLIIGYKQIGKTFAISTLYSVIVMSIGTTLLHPVKPLTIDPLLAAVFGGIILGIGVGLVIRSGGSLDGTEIVAILLNKKTPFSVGETVMFFNFFILGSAGFVFGWDHAMYSLIAYYIAFKLIDITIEGLDQSKSVWIISDQHKEIGDAVTFRLGRGVTYLSGEGAFTGDEKKVIFSVITRLEEAKLKSIVDELDPNAFLAIGNIHDVKGGRFKKKDIH
- a CDS encoding alpha/beta hydrolase; translation: MIVVIILILLLLLGLAAASQYFYTMAIARRPKTFLAGNPDLKDTPASDPVWLDAQPLQAWELLSGDGLRLRGYYLPALRDTSRIVLLAHGYSGSGKMHMNALAKLYHEQLGYHVLLPDARGHGDSEGAYIGFGWPDRRDVLLWIGELIRRFGGEAQIVLHGVSMGGATVLMTSGEPLPPQVKAVVSDCAYTSVKDVLSYQLRRMYKLPSFPFIGMTSLVTRLRSGYSFGEASALEAVRRAEKPILFIHGSADTFVPTSMVHRLMEACRGYKELFLVPGAGHGMAYTAAPEEYAWRVRQFTERFVRETAPQPVAQP
- a CDS encoding glycoside hydrolase family 43 protein; the protein is MKHRWGRIVLAWALVLALLSTGAAVPGTVQAADPPAGYVLSYFGGVPYDDSLHLAYSTDGLNWTALNGNQPVFRPAIGTKHMRDPYVGRKQDGTFVLLGTDNWNSEYIMVYDSADLIRWTNGRLVRMNTNAMHTWAPEFFWDAAKGQYGIIWSGNTDRNRTYVNYTSDFKTVTAPSVYYDPGYDVIDSHIHPWNGTNYLFFKDERSTGTTPKSILAARSASLTPGSFSVYTGAITETGTEGPFVIKSRSENRWYLYADYYSRGGVFGAWTTTDLGSGVWTKLASGTFTLPAGVRHATAFEVSQSELDRLKAAKWGPYRLQSHNYPDRYIRHSGETMRIDANVAPLEDSQYRIVPGLADPKAVSFESVNQPGTYLRHYNYVLKQQANDGSTAFKGDATFTMTAGLADGAKVSLRSYNYPDRYIRHYNYELVLQPVTTATDKADATFSLVYP